From one Lotus japonicus ecotype B-129 chromosome 3, LjGifu_v1.2 genomic stretch:
- the LOC130744820 gene encoding protein SEMI-ROLLED LEAF 2-like isoform X1, translating to MGVMSRRVVPACGNLCVFCPSLRARSRQPVKRYKKLITDIFPRKQVAELNDRKIGKLCEYASKNPLRIPKITENLEQRCYKDLRNESLGSVKVVLGIYRKLLSSCKEQMPLFANSLLEIIRTLLKQTRADEMQILGCNTLVEFIDCQTDSTCMFNLEVFIPKLCQLAQEAGDDERALLLRSAGLQALSYMVQFMGEHSHLSMDFDKIISAILENYMDLQSKSDLGQVENLNSQSQNQLVQGFPKEEDHLHYLPDVTKKDPSMLHVVAGTEKESKLGITIAKDPGYWSKVCLYNIAKLAKEATTVRRVLEPLFHNFDMENRWSSEKGVAYCVLMYLQSLLTESGDNSHLLLTILVKHLDHKNVAKQPILQIDIIKTTTQLAQNVKHQTSVPIIGAISDLIKRLRKCLQNSAEASSIGNDAFKLNTELQSALERCILQLSTKVGDVGPILDLMAVVLESFSTNPITARTTMSVVYQTAKLITSIPNVSYHQKTFPDALFHQLLLAMAHPDHETQIGAHSVFSMVLMPSMVSPWLDQKTIAKKVQSNSFSNESFSGEEHLNGKVVEEKLIVGVSGKKFFTPVLTDGKEDLSSLRLSSHQVSLLLSSIWVQATSVDNIPASYEAMAHTYSIALLFTRSKTSSYMALVRCFQLAFSLRSVSLYQEGGLQPSRRRSLFTLASYMLIFSAKAGNFPDLIPKVKASLTEATVDPFLELVDDIRLQAVCIESERIVYGSQEDEVAAMKSLSAVALDDKLLKETVISYFLTKFAKLSEDELSSIKNQLLQGFSPDDAYPSGPPLFMETPRHCSPLAQIEFLDFDEIMGPDDLMNEETGPEPSGSLSDRKTSLSSNHPDVLGVNQLLESVLETARQVASFSTSSTPLPYDQMKNQCEALVTGKQQKMSVIHSFKHQQKTKAIVLSSKSEVEVPPLPFKALEYSKGDLKLVSQKQLKVQDQVPLLSHDHVQQNSLILPPSSPYDKFLKAAGC from the exons ATGGGGGTTATGTCCAGGCGAGTTGTCCCCGCCTGTGGTAACCTCTGTGTTTTCTGTCCTTCTCTGCGGGCAAGATCAAGGCAACCCGTGAAGCGTTACAAGAAGTTGATTACTGATATCTTCCCGCGTAAGCAG GTTGCTGAACTTAATGATAGGAAAATTGGAAAGCTCTGTGAGTATGCTTCTAAGAATCCATTGAGAATTCCCAAG ATTACTGAAAACTTGGAGCAAAGATGTTATAAGGATTTGCGCAATGAAAGCCTTGGCTCAGTGAAAGTTGTGTTGGGCATATACAGGAAATTGTTATCCTCATGTAAGGAGCAGAT GCCGCTATTTGCCAACAGTTTATTAGAGATCATTCGGACTCTTTTGAAGCAAACTCGAGCAGATGAGATGCAGATCTTAGGTTGCAACACTCTTGTTGAATTTATTGACTGCCAG ACAGATAGTACATGCATGTTCAACTTAGAGGTTTTTATCCCGAAACTATGTCAATTGGCTCAAGAAGCTGGAGATGATGAACGAGCTCTGCTTTTACGTTCTGCTGGACTTCAAGCTCTATCCTATATG GTGCAGTTCATGGGTGAGCACTCACATCTTTCCATGGATTTTGACAAA ATTATTTCAGCGATATTGGAGAATTACATGGATCTCCAATCCAAATCCGACCTTGGCCAGGTAGAGAATCTGAATTCACAATCTCAAAACCAGTTGGTTCAAGGATTTCCTAAAGAAGAAGACCATCTACATTATTTACCAGATGTCACCAAGAAGGATCCTTCCATGCTGCATGTTGTGGCAGGAACTGAGAAAGAGTCCAAGTT GGGTATTACTATTGCTAAAGATCCTGGTTATTGGTCAAAGGTTTGCTTGTATAATATAGCCAAATTGGCAAAGGAAGCTACAACTGTGCGGCGTGTCCTGGAACCTCTGTTTCACAATTTTGATATGGAAAACCGTTGGTCTTCTGAAAAGGGGGTTGCTTATTGTGTTTTGATGTATTTGCAATCCCTTTTAACAGAATCAG GTGATAACTCCCATCTTCTGTTGACCATTTTGGTCAAGCATTTGGATCATAAGAATGTTGCAAAGCAGCCTATCCTTCAGATTGATATTATTAAAACAACCACACAGCTTGCACAAAATGTGAAGCATCAGACTTCAGTTCCAATCATTGGTGCAATATCTGACCTCATCAAACGTTTAAGGAAGTGCCTACAAAATTCAGCTGAAGCATCCAGCATAGGAAATGATGCATTTAAGCTTAATACTGAACTTCAGTCTGCCTTAGAAAGGTGTATATTACAACTTTCGACAAAG GTTGGGGATGTAGGACCAATTCTTGATTTGATGGCCGTGGTGCTAGAGAGTTTCTCCACGAATCCTATCACAGCAAGAACAACAATGTCTGTTGTCTATCAAACTGCAAAATTAATCACTTCCATTCCCAATGTGTCATATCACCAGAAG ACTTTCCCTGATGCCTTGTTTCACCAATTGCTACTGGCCATGGCTCATCCCGACCACGAAACACAAATTGGAGCGCATAGTGTATTCTCTATGGTGCTTATGCCATCCATGGTTTCTCCTTGGTTAGACCAAAAAACGATTGCTAAGAAGGTACAGAGTAACAGCTTCTCCAATGAAAGTTTTTCCGGAGAAGAACATTTGAATGGAAAGGTGGTTgaagaaaagctaatagtaGGTGTTAGTGGGAAGAAGTTTTTCACTCCTGTGCTAACTGATGGAAAAGAA GATCTAAGTTCTCTTAGGTTGAGCAGTCACCAAGTGAGTCTCTTGCTCTCTTCAATCTGGGTTCAGGCAACATCCGTGGACAATATCCCTGCAAGCTATGAGGCAATGGCACACACTTACAGCATTGCTTTATTGTTTACTCGTTCTAAG ACATCCAGTTACATGGCTTTGGTAAGATGTTTCCAATTGGCATTCTCCCTCAGAAGCGTATCTTTGTACCAAGAAG GAGGCTTACAGCCATCTCGTAGGAGGTCTCTTTTTACCTTGGCTTCGTACATGCTTATATTCTCTGCAAAGGCAGGCAATTTCCCTGATCTAATTCCAAAAGTTAAAGCGTCCCTGACAGAGGCAACA GTAGATCCTTTTCTTGAACTAGTCGATGATATTCGGCTGCAGGCTGTTTGTATAGAATCAGAGAGGATAGTTTATGGTTCTCAGGAAGATGAAGTTGCTGCTATGAAGTCACTTTCAGCTGTAGCATTGGATGACAAGCTGTTGAAAGAGACTGTAATATCATACTTTCTGACTAAATTTGCAAAATTATCTGAG GATGAGTTGTCCAGCATAAAGAATCAACTTCTACAGGGTTTCTCCCCAGATGATGCATATCCATCGGGACCTCCCTTGTTTATGGAGACACCAAGGCATTGCTCTCCACTTGCTCAGATTGAGTTCCTAGATTTTGATGAG ATAATGGGTCCAGATGATTTGATGAATGAAGAGACTGGGCCTGAACCTAGTGGCAGTCTGTCAGACCGCAAAACATCACTTTCATCCAACCACCCTGATGTTTTAGGAGTTAATCAACTCTTGGAATCG GTTTTGGAAACCGCACGGCAAGTTGCAAGTTTCTCCACTTCCTCTACTCCTCTACCTTATGACCAAATGAAGAACCAGTGTGAGGCCCTTGTAACAGGGAAACAACAGAAGATGTCAGTCATTCACAGTTTCAAGCACCAACAGAAGACTAAGGCCATAGTTCTTTCAAGTAAAAGTGAAGTAGAAGTTCCCCCTCTACCTTTTAAG GCACTAGAATATTCAAAAGGTGATTTGAAGTTAGTGTCTCAGAAGCAACTTAAAGTGCAGGATCAAGTCCCCCTCCTTTCACATGACCACGTGCAGCAAAATTCTTTGATATTACCACCTTCAAGCCCCTATGATAAATTCTTGAAAGCTGCCGGATGTTAA
- the LOC130744820 gene encoding protein SEMI-ROLLED LEAF 2-like isoform X2 yields MGVMSRRVVPACGNLCVFCPSLRARSRQPVKRYKKLITDIFPRKQVAELNDRKIGKLCEYASKNPLRIPKITENLEQRCYKDLRNESLGSVKVVLGIYRKLLSSCKEQMPLFANSLLEIIRTLLKQTRADEMQILGCNTLVEFIDCQTDSTCMFNLEVFIPKLCQLAQEAGDDERALLLRSAGLQALSYMVQFMGEHSHLSMDFDKIISAILENYMDLQSKSDLGQVENLNSQSQNQLVQGFPKEEDHLHYLPDVTKKDPSMLHVVAGTEKESKLGITIAKDPGYWSKVCLYNIAKLAKEATTVRRVLEPLFHNFDMENRWSSEKGVAYCVLMYLQSLLTESGDNSHLLLTILVKHLDHKNVAKQPILQIDIIKTTTQLAQNVKHQTSVPIIGAISDLIKRLRKCLQNSAEASSIGNDAFKLNTELQSALERCILQLSTKVGDVGPILDLMAVVLESFSTNPITARTTMSVVYQTAKLITSIPNVSYHQKTFPDALFHQLLLAMAHPDHETQIGAHSVFSMVLMPSMVSPWLDQKTIAKKVQSNSFSNESFSGEEHLNGKVVEEKLIVGVSGKKFFTPVLTDGKEDLSSLRLSSHQVSLLLSSIWVQATSVDNIPASYEAMAHTYSIALLFTRSKTSSYMALVRCFQLAFSLRSVSLYQEGLQPSRRRSLFTLASYMLIFSAKAGNFPDLIPKVKASLTEATVDPFLELVDDIRLQAVCIESERIVYGSQEDEVAAMKSLSAVALDDKLLKETVISYFLTKFAKLSEDELSSIKNQLLQGFSPDDAYPSGPPLFMETPRHCSPLAQIEFLDFDEIMGPDDLMNEETGPEPSGSLSDRKTSLSSNHPDVLGVNQLLESVLETARQVASFSTSSTPLPYDQMKNQCEALVTGKQQKMSVIHSFKHQQKTKAIVLSSKSEVEVPPLPFKALEYSKGDLKLVSQKQLKVQDQVPLLSHDHVQQNSLILPPSSPYDKFLKAAGC; encoded by the exons ATGGGGGTTATGTCCAGGCGAGTTGTCCCCGCCTGTGGTAACCTCTGTGTTTTCTGTCCTTCTCTGCGGGCAAGATCAAGGCAACCCGTGAAGCGTTACAAGAAGTTGATTACTGATATCTTCCCGCGTAAGCAG GTTGCTGAACTTAATGATAGGAAAATTGGAAAGCTCTGTGAGTATGCTTCTAAGAATCCATTGAGAATTCCCAAG ATTACTGAAAACTTGGAGCAAAGATGTTATAAGGATTTGCGCAATGAAAGCCTTGGCTCAGTGAAAGTTGTGTTGGGCATATACAGGAAATTGTTATCCTCATGTAAGGAGCAGAT GCCGCTATTTGCCAACAGTTTATTAGAGATCATTCGGACTCTTTTGAAGCAAACTCGAGCAGATGAGATGCAGATCTTAGGTTGCAACACTCTTGTTGAATTTATTGACTGCCAG ACAGATAGTACATGCATGTTCAACTTAGAGGTTTTTATCCCGAAACTATGTCAATTGGCTCAAGAAGCTGGAGATGATGAACGAGCTCTGCTTTTACGTTCTGCTGGACTTCAAGCTCTATCCTATATG GTGCAGTTCATGGGTGAGCACTCACATCTTTCCATGGATTTTGACAAA ATTATTTCAGCGATATTGGAGAATTACATGGATCTCCAATCCAAATCCGACCTTGGCCAGGTAGAGAATCTGAATTCACAATCTCAAAACCAGTTGGTTCAAGGATTTCCTAAAGAAGAAGACCATCTACATTATTTACCAGATGTCACCAAGAAGGATCCTTCCATGCTGCATGTTGTGGCAGGAACTGAGAAAGAGTCCAAGTT GGGTATTACTATTGCTAAAGATCCTGGTTATTGGTCAAAGGTTTGCTTGTATAATATAGCCAAATTGGCAAAGGAAGCTACAACTGTGCGGCGTGTCCTGGAACCTCTGTTTCACAATTTTGATATGGAAAACCGTTGGTCTTCTGAAAAGGGGGTTGCTTATTGTGTTTTGATGTATTTGCAATCCCTTTTAACAGAATCAG GTGATAACTCCCATCTTCTGTTGACCATTTTGGTCAAGCATTTGGATCATAAGAATGTTGCAAAGCAGCCTATCCTTCAGATTGATATTATTAAAACAACCACACAGCTTGCACAAAATGTGAAGCATCAGACTTCAGTTCCAATCATTGGTGCAATATCTGACCTCATCAAACGTTTAAGGAAGTGCCTACAAAATTCAGCTGAAGCATCCAGCATAGGAAATGATGCATTTAAGCTTAATACTGAACTTCAGTCTGCCTTAGAAAGGTGTATATTACAACTTTCGACAAAG GTTGGGGATGTAGGACCAATTCTTGATTTGATGGCCGTGGTGCTAGAGAGTTTCTCCACGAATCCTATCACAGCAAGAACAACAATGTCTGTTGTCTATCAAACTGCAAAATTAATCACTTCCATTCCCAATGTGTCATATCACCAGAAG ACTTTCCCTGATGCCTTGTTTCACCAATTGCTACTGGCCATGGCTCATCCCGACCACGAAACACAAATTGGAGCGCATAGTGTATTCTCTATGGTGCTTATGCCATCCATGGTTTCTCCTTGGTTAGACCAAAAAACGATTGCTAAGAAGGTACAGAGTAACAGCTTCTCCAATGAAAGTTTTTCCGGAGAAGAACATTTGAATGGAAAGGTGGTTgaagaaaagctaatagtaGGTGTTAGTGGGAAGAAGTTTTTCACTCCTGTGCTAACTGATGGAAAAGAA GATCTAAGTTCTCTTAGGTTGAGCAGTCACCAAGTGAGTCTCTTGCTCTCTTCAATCTGGGTTCAGGCAACATCCGTGGACAATATCCCTGCAAGCTATGAGGCAATGGCACACACTTACAGCATTGCTTTATTGTTTACTCGTTCTAAG ACATCCAGTTACATGGCTTTGGTAAGATGTTTCCAATTGGCATTCTCCCTCAGAAGCGTATCTTTGTACCAAGAAG GCTTACAGCCATCTCGTAGGAGGTCTCTTTTTACCTTGGCTTCGTACATGCTTATATTCTCTGCAAAGGCAGGCAATTTCCCTGATCTAATTCCAAAAGTTAAAGCGTCCCTGACAGAGGCAACA GTAGATCCTTTTCTTGAACTAGTCGATGATATTCGGCTGCAGGCTGTTTGTATAGAATCAGAGAGGATAGTTTATGGTTCTCAGGAAGATGAAGTTGCTGCTATGAAGTCACTTTCAGCTGTAGCATTGGATGACAAGCTGTTGAAAGAGACTGTAATATCATACTTTCTGACTAAATTTGCAAAATTATCTGAG GATGAGTTGTCCAGCATAAAGAATCAACTTCTACAGGGTTTCTCCCCAGATGATGCATATCCATCGGGACCTCCCTTGTTTATGGAGACACCAAGGCATTGCTCTCCACTTGCTCAGATTGAGTTCCTAGATTTTGATGAG ATAATGGGTCCAGATGATTTGATGAATGAAGAGACTGGGCCTGAACCTAGTGGCAGTCTGTCAGACCGCAAAACATCACTTTCATCCAACCACCCTGATGTTTTAGGAGTTAATCAACTCTTGGAATCG GTTTTGGAAACCGCACGGCAAGTTGCAAGTTTCTCCACTTCCTCTACTCCTCTACCTTATGACCAAATGAAGAACCAGTGTGAGGCCCTTGTAACAGGGAAACAACAGAAGATGTCAGTCATTCACAGTTTCAAGCACCAACAGAAGACTAAGGCCATAGTTCTTTCAAGTAAAAGTGAAGTAGAAGTTCCCCCTCTACCTTTTAAG GCACTAGAATATTCAAAAGGTGATTTGAAGTTAGTGTCTCAGAAGCAACTTAAAGTGCAGGATCAAGTCCCCCTCCTTTCACATGACCACGTGCAGCAAAATTCTTTGATATTACCACCTTCAAGCCCCTATGATAAATTCTTGAAAGCTGCCGGATGTTAA
- the LOC130744820 gene encoding protein SEMI-ROLLED LEAF 2-like isoform X3, translated as MGVMSRRVVPACGNLCVFCPSLRARSRQPVKRYKKLITDIFPRKQVAELNDRKIGKLCEYASKNPLRIPKITENLEQRCYKDLRNESLGSVKVVLGIYRKLLSSCKEQILLEIIRTLLKQTRADEMQILGCNTLVEFIDCQTDSTCMFNLEVFIPKLCQLAQEAGDDERALLLRSAGLQALSYMVQFMGEHSHLSMDFDKIISAILENYMDLQSKSDLGQVENLNSQSQNQLVQGFPKEEDHLHYLPDVTKKDPSMLHVVAGTEKESKLGITIAKDPGYWSKVCLYNIAKLAKEATTVRRVLEPLFHNFDMENRWSSEKGVAYCVLMYLQSLLTESGDNSHLLLTILVKHLDHKNVAKQPILQIDIIKTTTQLAQNVKHQTSVPIIGAISDLIKRLRKCLQNSAEASSIGNDAFKLNTELQSALERCILQLSTKVGDVGPILDLMAVVLESFSTNPITARTTMSVVYQTAKLITSIPNVSYHQKTFPDALFHQLLLAMAHPDHETQIGAHSVFSMVLMPSMVSPWLDQKTIAKKVQSNSFSNESFSGEEHLNGKVVEEKLIVGVSGKKFFTPVLTDGKEDLSSLRLSSHQVSLLLSSIWVQATSVDNIPASYEAMAHTYSIALLFTRSKTSSYMALVRCFQLAFSLRSVSLYQEGGLQPSRRRSLFTLASYMLIFSAKAGNFPDLIPKVKASLTEATVDPFLELVDDIRLQAVCIESERIVYGSQEDEVAAMKSLSAVALDDKLLKETVISYFLTKFAKLSEDELSSIKNQLLQGFSPDDAYPSGPPLFMETPRHCSPLAQIEFLDFDEIMGPDDLMNEETGPEPSGSLSDRKTSLSSNHPDVLGVNQLLESVLETARQVASFSTSSTPLPYDQMKNQCEALVTGKQQKMSVIHSFKHQQKTKAIVLSSKSEVEVPPLPFKALEYSKGDLKLVSQKQLKVQDQVPLLSHDHVQQNSLILPPSSPYDKFLKAAGC; from the exons ATGGGGGTTATGTCCAGGCGAGTTGTCCCCGCCTGTGGTAACCTCTGTGTTTTCTGTCCTTCTCTGCGGGCAAGATCAAGGCAACCCGTGAAGCGTTACAAGAAGTTGATTACTGATATCTTCCCGCGTAAGCAG GTTGCTGAACTTAATGATAGGAAAATTGGAAAGCTCTGTGAGTATGCTTCTAAGAATCCATTGAGAATTCCCAAG ATTACTGAAAACTTGGAGCAAAGATGTTATAAGGATTTGCGCAATGAAAGCCTTGGCTCAGTGAAAGTTGTGTTGGGCATATACAGGAAATTGTTATCCTCATGTAAGGAGCAGAT TTTATTAGAGATCATTCGGACTCTTTTGAAGCAAACTCGAGCAGATGAGATGCAGATCTTAGGTTGCAACACTCTTGTTGAATTTATTGACTGCCAG ACAGATAGTACATGCATGTTCAACTTAGAGGTTTTTATCCCGAAACTATGTCAATTGGCTCAAGAAGCTGGAGATGATGAACGAGCTCTGCTTTTACGTTCTGCTGGACTTCAAGCTCTATCCTATATG GTGCAGTTCATGGGTGAGCACTCACATCTTTCCATGGATTTTGACAAA ATTATTTCAGCGATATTGGAGAATTACATGGATCTCCAATCCAAATCCGACCTTGGCCAGGTAGAGAATCTGAATTCACAATCTCAAAACCAGTTGGTTCAAGGATTTCCTAAAGAAGAAGACCATCTACATTATTTACCAGATGTCACCAAGAAGGATCCTTCCATGCTGCATGTTGTGGCAGGAACTGAGAAAGAGTCCAAGTT GGGTATTACTATTGCTAAAGATCCTGGTTATTGGTCAAAGGTTTGCTTGTATAATATAGCCAAATTGGCAAAGGAAGCTACAACTGTGCGGCGTGTCCTGGAACCTCTGTTTCACAATTTTGATATGGAAAACCGTTGGTCTTCTGAAAAGGGGGTTGCTTATTGTGTTTTGATGTATTTGCAATCCCTTTTAACAGAATCAG GTGATAACTCCCATCTTCTGTTGACCATTTTGGTCAAGCATTTGGATCATAAGAATGTTGCAAAGCAGCCTATCCTTCAGATTGATATTATTAAAACAACCACACAGCTTGCACAAAATGTGAAGCATCAGACTTCAGTTCCAATCATTGGTGCAATATCTGACCTCATCAAACGTTTAAGGAAGTGCCTACAAAATTCAGCTGAAGCATCCAGCATAGGAAATGATGCATTTAAGCTTAATACTGAACTTCAGTCTGCCTTAGAAAGGTGTATATTACAACTTTCGACAAAG GTTGGGGATGTAGGACCAATTCTTGATTTGATGGCCGTGGTGCTAGAGAGTTTCTCCACGAATCCTATCACAGCAAGAACAACAATGTCTGTTGTCTATCAAACTGCAAAATTAATCACTTCCATTCCCAATGTGTCATATCACCAGAAG ACTTTCCCTGATGCCTTGTTTCACCAATTGCTACTGGCCATGGCTCATCCCGACCACGAAACACAAATTGGAGCGCATAGTGTATTCTCTATGGTGCTTATGCCATCCATGGTTTCTCCTTGGTTAGACCAAAAAACGATTGCTAAGAAGGTACAGAGTAACAGCTTCTCCAATGAAAGTTTTTCCGGAGAAGAACATTTGAATGGAAAGGTGGTTgaagaaaagctaatagtaGGTGTTAGTGGGAAGAAGTTTTTCACTCCTGTGCTAACTGATGGAAAAGAA GATCTAAGTTCTCTTAGGTTGAGCAGTCACCAAGTGAGTCTCTTGCTCTCTTCAATCTGGGTTCAGGCAACATCCGTGGACAATATCCCTGCAAGCTATGAGGCAATGGCACACACTTACAGCATTGCTTTATTGTTTACTCGTTCTAAG ACATCCAGTTACATGGCTTTGGTAAGATGTTTCCAATTGGCATTCTCCCTCAGAAGCGTATCTTTGTACCAAGAAG GAGGCTTACAGCCATCTCGTAGGAGGTCTCTTTTTACCTTGGCTTCGTACATGCTTATATTCTCTGCAAAGGCAGGCAATTTCCCTGATCTAATTCCAAAAGTTAAAGCGTCCCTGACAGAGGCAACA GTAGATCCTTTTCTTGAACTAGTCGATGATATTCGGCTGCAGGCTGTTTGTATAGAATCAGAGAGGATAGTTTATGGTTCTCAGGAAGATGAAGTTGCTGCTATGAAGTCACTTTCAGCTGTAGCATTGGATGACAAGCTGTTGAAAGAGACTGTAATATCATACTTTCTGACTAAATTTGCAAAATTATCTGAG GATGAGTTGTCCAGCATAAAGAATCAACTTCTACAGGGTTTCTCCCCAGATGATGCATATCCATCGGGACCTCCCTTGTTTATGGAGACACCAAGGCATTGCTCTCCACTTGCTCAGATTGAGTTCCTAGATTTTGATGAG ATAATGGGTCCAGATGATTTGATGAATGAAGAGACTGGGCCTGAACCTAGTGGCAGTCTGTCAGACCGCAAAACATCACTTTCATCCAACCACCCTGATGTTTTAGGAGTTAATCAACTCTTGGAATCG GTTTTGGAAACCGCACGGCAAGTTGCAAGTTTCTCCACTTCCTCTACTCCTCTACCTTATGACCAAATGAAGAACCAGTGTGAGGCCCTTGTAACAGGGAAACAACAGAAGATGTCAGTCATTCACAGTTTCAAGCACCAACAGAAGACTAAGGCCATAGTTCTTTCAAGTAAAAGTGAAGTAGAAGTTCCCCCTCTACCTTTTAAG GCACTAGAATATTCAAAAGGTGATTTGAAGTTAGTGTCTCAGAAGCAACTTAAAGTGCAGGATCAAGTCCCCCTCCTTTCACATGACCACGTGCAGCAAAATTCTTTGATATTACCACCTTCAAGCCCCTATGATAAATTCTTGAAAGCTGCCGGATGTTAA